A stretch of Myxococcus hansupus DNA encodes these proteins:
- a CDS encoding PD-(D/E)XK nuclease family protein gives MSLRPGRTLHVFPDAGRRQAALRAMGDASGLSVGAHLLTWDELLQSLGGARELNRRPCPAVAARAVVASVGLELGSTPFGDYVREPAFARAALEVVLDLKAGRLSARELQDAVEVLPPERRTRGRAIARLFHLYEQRMAELGLADREDVMRGAREALGRGAWPVGWEELSTLVLHGVYDVRPSGLELLLALAAACESRRVSLRVETPVGGSPVADAALTALFRAFENRGDAMTHVDLFKADVTFEGRPFIDLGRHLFSSRAPRDMLKDAMPALRVWSTATARDEARLVARDVRRLLSEGVAPGDIAVVYRELGPEAGWLAESLGELGGPVRLPWGEPLKLAGPVRLALDLPLLVEDGFPAERVADLLGSRYVPKLSRGAPDAPASLFAQAAVRDDRLGAVRGRGAYDVRLDGLARRLLALSTARKSQDTTRVQAVKVLRERCMQLVEACKRIPEEGTAAELLTAWWQVVEHLGMVASEGALESREEGGLGARAVDARARDDAAREALRLRVQGLLRMMKSVGGGPKMRRRTFGRWLRDAMADAHLPPRGPRGAAIEVLDVAELPGRSFQHLFLAGLTEGRFPGRDAPSPLLPDAERSALNKHLGRDVFRLTGGEFDDRAAWRLTEDRLLFASALAAAESTASLSFAMESAGGQEQVPSAFLEEVRRLTALKWEPRSLSPIPPLDEVLTEAELRRCVALEALSQPKLRVTEPDVAARILRRRFEPEAWYAGARELSEVEVERLFFFGDKHAQPGPYSGSVDVDTQRESLRETFRFDITRPLSASALARFGNCGFQGFLSYGLKVAEPDVPGEEFDARGRGTFWHKVVEEVFAALKEKQLLGKAPEEVPDEVLDAALKTAIKDFERVHHVGHPELWKLAHERARAMARRILVDERRGLPFDAMTPENFEFRFGPAARDDKWSNVVLHAGEEPVYFEGTIDRLDTSGGEVGVIDYKSGKLETRSLRARLLTSDFQLPLYLYAARESGHKDARQAAWFSLRTGRAIRLSEVISDAELDELLSKDPEVRAKVAEKEGLNLPNAVEALVGTLREGKFAARPQDCGTCGYRAVCRITERRMTEEGG, from the coding sequence ATGTCCCTTCGCCCTGGCCGCACCCTTCACGTGTTCCCCGACGCTGGCCGGCGTCAGGCGGCGCTGCGTGCGATGGGCGACGCCAGCGGGCTGAGCGTGGGCGCCCACCTGCTGACCTGGGACGAGCTGCTTCAGAGTCTGGGCGGTGCCCGGGAGCTGAACCGGCGCCCGTGCCCGGCGGTGGCGGCGCGCGCGGTGGTGGCCTCGGTGGGGTTGGAGCTGGGCTCGACGCCGTTCGGCGACTACGTGCGGGAGCCCGCGTTCGCCCGGGCCGCGCTGGAGGTGGTGCTCGACCTGAAGGCCGGGCGCTTGTCGGCCCGTGAGCTTCAAGACGCGGTGGAGGTCCTCCCGCCGGAGCGTCGGACCCGTGGCCGGGCGATTGCGCGCCTGTTCCATCTGTACGAGCAGCGGATGGCGGAGCTTGGACTGGCGGACCGCGAGGACGTGATGCGCGGGGCTCGGGAGGCGTTGGGCCGGGGCGCGTGGCCGGTGGGGTGGGAGGAGCTGAGCACGCTGGTGCTGCACGGTGTCTATGACGTGCGCCCGTCCGGGTTGGAGTTGTTGCTGGCGCTGGCGGCGGCCTGTGAGTCGCGCCGGGTGTCGTTGCGCGTGGAGACGCCGGTGGGCGGCTCGCCGGTGGCCGACGCGGCGCTGACCGCACTCTTCCGCGCCTTCGAGAACCGCGGCGACGCGATGACGCACGTGGACCTGTTCAAGGCGGACGTCACCTTCGAGGGCCGGCCCTTCATCGACCTGGGGCGCCACCTCTTCTCGTCCCGGGCGCCGCGCGACATGTTGAAGGACGCCATGCCGGCGCTTCGCGTGTGGAGCACCGCCACGGCCCGGGATGAGGCCCGCCTGGTGGCGCGTGACGTGCGGCGGTTGCTCTCCGAAGGCGTCGCGCCGGGAGACATCGCCGTGGTGTATCGCGAGCTGGGGCCGGAGGCGGGGTGGCTCGCGGAGTCACTGGGAGAGCTTGGGGGTCCGGTGCGCCTGCCCTGGGGCGAGCCCCTGAAACTCGCGGGGCCGGTCCGGTTGGCGTTGGACCTTCCGCTGCTCGTGGAGGATGGCTTCCCTGCCGAGCGCGTCGCGGACCTGCTGGGCAGTCGCTACGTGCCCAAGCTGTCCCGGGGCGCGCCCGATGCGCCCGCCAGCCTCTTCGCCCAGGCCGCCGTGCGCGATGACCGGCTGGGCGCGGTGCGAGGACGCGGCGCCTACGACGTGCGCCTGGATGGCTTGGCCCGGCGGCTGCTCGCGCTCAGCACCGCGCGCAAGTCCCAGGACACCACCCGCGTCCAGGCCGTGAAGGTGCTCCGAGAGCGGTGCATGCAACTGGTGGAGGCCTGCAAGCGCATCCCGGAGGAGGGCACCGCCGCCGAACTGCTCACCGCCTGGTGGCAGGTGGTGGAGCACCTGGGCATGGTGGCCTCGGAAGGCGCCTTGGAGTCCCGCGAAGAGGGTGGGCTTGGTGCGCGCGCGGTGGATGCGCGGGCTCGGGATGACGCCGCGCGTGAGGCCTTGCGTCTGCGAGTCCAGGGCCTGCTGCGGATGATGAAGTCGGTGGGCGGCGGACCGAAGATGCGCCGCCGCACGTTCGGACGCTGGCTGCGCGACGCCATGGCGGATGCGCACCTGCCGCCCCGAGGTCCTCGCGGCGCCGCCATCGAGGTACTGGACGTGGCCGAGCTGCCGGGCCGCTCGTTCCAGCACTTGTTCCTCGCGGGGCTGACGGAGGGCCGCTTCCCGGGGCGCGATGCGCCGTCGCCGCTGCTGCCCGACGCGGAGCGCTCCGCCCTCAACAAGCACCTGGGGCGCGACGTCTTCCGCCTCACGGGTGGCGAATTCGACGACCGCGCGGCGTGGCGCCTCACCGAGGACCGCCTGCTGTTCGCCAGCGCGCTGGCCGCCGCCGAGTCCACCGCCAGCCTGTCCTTCGCGATGGAGTCCGCGGGGGGGCAGGAGCAGGTGCCATCCGCGTTCCTGGAAGAGGTGCGGCGCCTCACCGCGCTGAAGTGGGAACCTCGCTCCCTGTCGCCCATTCCACCGCTGGACGAGGTGCTCACCGAAGCCGAGCTGCGCCGCTGCGTCGCGCTGGAGGCCTTGTCCCAGCCGAAGCTGCGCGTCACCGAGCCGGACGTGGCGGCCAGGATTCTCCGGCGCCGCTTCGAGCCCGAGGCCTGGTACGCGGGCGCGCGCGAGCTGTCCGAGGTGGAGGTGGAGCGCCTCTTCTTCTTTGGAGACAAGCACGCGCAGCCCGGTCCCTACTCGGGCTCGGTGGACGTCGACACCCAGCGCGAGTCCCTGCGGGAGACCTTCCGCTTCGACATCACCCGGCCGCTCTCGGCGTCGGCGCTGGCGCGCTTCGGCAACTGCGGCTTCCAGGGCTTCTTGTCGTACGGATTGAAGGTGGCCGAGCCGGACGTGCCGGGCGAGGAGTTCGACGCCCGGGGCCGAGGCACGTTCTGGCACAAGGTGGTGGAGGAGGTCTTCGCGGCGCTGAAGGAGAAGCAGCTCCTGGGCAAGGCGCCGGAAGAGGTCCCGGACGAGGTGTTGGACGCCGCGCTCAAGACAGCCATCAAGGACTTCGAGCGCGTGCACCACGTGGGGCATCCGGAGCTGTGGAAGCTGGCGCACGAGCGGGCCCGCGCCATGGCCCGGCGCATCCTGGTGGACGAGCGGCGGGGCCTGCCCTTCGACGCGATGACGCCGGAGAACTTCGAGTTCCGCTTCGGTCCCGCGGCCCGCGACGACAAGTGGAGCAACGTCGTGCTGCACGCGGGCGAGGAGCCCGTGTACTTCGAGGGCACCATCGACCGGTTGGACACGTCGGGCGGTGAGGTGGGCGTCATCGACTACAAGTCGGGCAAATTGGAGACGCGCTCGTTGAGGGCGCGGTTGCTGACGTCGGACTTCCAGCTTCCGCTGTACCTCTACGCGGCGCGGGAGAGCGGTCACAAGGACGCGCGGCAGGCGGCGTGGTTCTCCCTCCGCACGGGCAGGGCCATCCGTCTGTCCGAGGTCATCTCCGATGCGGAGCTGGACGAGCTGCTGTCCAAGGACCCCGAGGTGCGCGCGAAGGTGGCGGAGAAGGAAGGTCTCAACCTGCCCAACGCCGTGGAGGCGCTGGTGGGCACGCTGCGCGAGGGCAAGTTCGCCGCGCGCCCGCAGGACTGCGGGACGTGTGGCTACCGCGCCGTGTGCCGAATCACGGAGCGACGCATGACGGAGGAGGGCGGATGA
- a CDS encoding phosphatase PAP2 family protein codes for MLPPVRLPIQAVAIAFLLAVVPAFPAAAQSGGDEPKLHELRFNATRDGIITGAAGVLWISSEAIFKDSLAPAECRWCDRAPDGTDRLNRLDRWGRGLVGTTEASRTRAHQWSNVIGFAALPVGLLGFQYAIGRDSGAPTRFFAEDATIIVQSTAIAALANQTVKFIAGRERPFVHVLPEDQKALTAHPSDNNLSFYSGHASLAFSLVVSTGTVASLRGYKHQAWIWGVGLPLATSVGLLRMRADKHYLSDVATGALLGSAIGFAVPMLLHGRKGDASPSAQASAVQVTPVAGARMAGLSGTF; via the coding sequence ATGCTGCCGCCCGTGCGCCTACCCATCCAAGCGGTTGCCATTGCCTTCTTGCTGGCTGTCGTTCCCGCCTTCCCCGCCGCCGCCCAGAGTGGTGGCGACGAGCCGAAGCTCCACGAGCTCCGCTTCAATGCCACACGGGATGGCATCATCACCGGCGCGGCGGGGGTGCTGTGGATTTCCAGCGAAGCCATCTTCAAAGACAGCCTGGCCCCGGCGGAGTGCCGCTGGTGTGACCGGGCCCCCGACGGAACCGACCGCCTCAACCGCCTGGACCGGTGGGGCCGGGGCCTCGTCGGGACGACCGAAGCGTCGCGGACGCGGGCGCACCAATGGAGCAACGTCATCGGGTTCGCCGCGCTGCCCGTGGGCCTCCTCGGCTTTCAATACGCCATTGGCCGCGACTCGGGCGCGCCCACCCGGTTCTTCGCCGAGGACGCCACCATCATCGTCCAGAGCACCGCCATCGCCGCGCTGGCCAACCAGACGGTGAAGTTCATCGCCGGTCGCGAGCGCCCCTTCGTCCACGTGCTCCCGGAGGACCAGAAGGCCCTCACCGCGCACCCCAGCGACAACAACCTGTCCTTCTACAGTGGCCACGCCAGCCTCGCCTTCTCGCTGGTGGTGTCCACGGGCACGGTCGCCTCGCTGCGGGGCTACAAGCATCAGGCGTGGATCTGGGGCGTGGGCTTGCCCCTGGCCACCTCGGTGGGCCTGCTGCGGATGCGCGCGGACAAGCATTACCTCTCGGACGTGGCCACGGGCGCGCTGCTCGGCTCCGCGATTGGCTTCGCGGTGCCCATGCTGCTCCACGGCCGAAAGGGTGACGCTTCCCCGAGCGCCCAGGCCAGCGCGGTCCAGGTGACGCCCGTGGCAGGTGCCCGGATGGCGGGCCTCTCCGGCACGTTCTAG
- a CDS encoding GNAT family N-acetyltransferase gives MHLTAASELPLRALSTLFARAFEGYFVTVPDAPVLFDARVRTEHISLEDSRVARVEGEPVGLVLMARRGRVSRVAGMGVLPVWRNRRLGGAMLRPLMDEARARGDARMVLEVIEQNAPAVALYTRLGFQRVRRLVGFSGALGPESAESTPALVAVGKGDFARPLPEGLPTSELEEVDPGECARLLPEGLPWQLAPATVAGLSLPARAFRLGPAVAVLADIAAPSLGLRALGVAAEARGQGAGRRLLHALAARWPGKPFTVSAVVPEDRSARFFEKAGFTQTALTQLELALSFAP, from the coding sequence ATGCACCTGACCGCCGCGTCGGAGTTGCCGCTCCGCGCCCTCTCCACCTTGTTCGCGCGTGCCTTCGAGGGTTACTTCGTCACCGTTCCAGACGCCCCCGTGTTGTTCGACGCCCGCGTGCGCACCGAGCACATTTCACTGGAGGACAGCCGGGTGGCACGGGTGGAGGGCGAACCCGTGGGCCTCGTGTTGATGGCCCGAAGGGGACGGGTGAGCCGCGTGGCGGGCATGGGCGTGCTCCCCGTGTGGCGCAATCGCAGACTGGGCGGCGCGATGTTGCGTCCCTTGATGGACGAAGCGCGGGCGCGTGGAGACGCCCGGATGGTGCTGGAGGTCATCGAGCAGAATGCCCCCGCGGTGGCGCTCTACACGCGGTTGGGGTTCCAGCGCGTGCGCCGGTTGGTGGGCTTCTCGGGCGCGCTCGGGCCCGAAAGCGCTGAATCCACACCGGCGTTGGTGGCAGTGGGCAAGGGCGATTTCGCCAGGCCGTTGCCAGAGGGACTGCCCACGTCCGAGCTGGAAGAAGTCGACCCGGGCGAGTGCGCGCGGCTGTTGCCGGAAGGACTTCCCTGGCAGCTCGCCCCCGCGACGGTGGCGGGTCTGTCCCTCCCGGCGCGAGCGTTCCGGCTGGGACCCGCGGTGGCGGTGCTGGCGGACATCGCGGCCCCCTCGCTCGGGCTGCGGGCCCTGGGCGTGGCCGCGGAGGCGCGAGGCCAAGGCGCCGGACGCCGGTTGCTGCACGCCCTGGCCGCGAGGTGGCCCGGGAAGCCGTTCACGGTGAGCGCCGTGGTTCCCGAGGACCGTTCCGCGCGGTTCTTCGAGAAGGCGGGCTTCACCCAGACGGCGCTGACGCAGCTCGAACTCGCCCTTTCCTTCGCGCCGTAG